A single region of the Myxococcales bacterium genome encodes:
- a CDS encoding sigma 54-interacting transcriptional regulator — MTDRRMVPVLGLIGVGYALALALHHFESLAFGEVAVCSLAVLLGTIPLGLRRTEPAARRLSWLAIASALVVIGVVLIPHTLVLVEYTLPMAFSAVGFIMLDMALTVPKPSIGSLRLRRVRVANGMVGFIAAGAGVIAILPAISVHPTPWLVSAHVWLTPAGYALSALLVSLVIRERRRRDGATPLATSENARALFGLYTASAVLLPFLVWTAIAKHPLGGELWSLVLGFALLSIVGSHGLTIHRWRAELADAHTRQALSIVLTIAFGTLIAFGLRRFAPQGPAAWMIFTAGLLAACAALYGGVTYAVRLLLRPHFGRLLDAIEAIKSTLGRATTLETLAECALLPIREASRAFESEPVLWLVDPPYELRIDQAGLGRVERRGAPSALFGAMMTRPKEILVRSHLETMKVRRPDVRELTRWLSDLDVLCAVPLVHEESIMGALLIPQGKRKSTLTIEEANALSDLAILMATTAELLLTRLEARDRYVLERAHREALEEQLQDAQGELVRWSETMRVLERHHPSGEFNGALVTRSDAMQELVRRLKVFAPLDVPILVQSPSLREAMTVARLVHDKSASAAGRFLVADCGSINPKRVRAHLFGEAEDGASFSWFSLAQSGTLVLKDIVALPLEVQEELARCLAERRHPNGHALELRLVITVRESLDQLVTARRMAPALAERLKAQRLEVPPLALRQEDLHLLTLSALDRAVRCTGRESVGIGEEALERIFAHAWRGDVEELEAVITQAVLQTDKAMLGAKDLPLYGEMHGAEELEDPYLGTYASLEQQILLRAIERAGGNKSEAARALGLKRTTFIDKLRRFGLDDSEDRRFGGHAA, encoded by the coding sequence GTGACAGACCGACGCATGGTGCCCGTTTTGGGGCTAATAGGGGTGGGGTATGCGCTGGCACTGGCGCTACACCATTTCGAAAGCCTCGCCTTTGGTGAGGTGGCCGTGTGTTCACTTGCCGTGCTCCTCGGGACGATTCCGTTAGGGCTGCGTCGGACAGAACCAGCGGCACGGAGACTGAGTTGGTTGGCCATCGCATCGGCACTCGTGGTCATTGGCGTGGTTTTGATACCCCACACGCTAGTGCTCGTCGAATACACGCTACCCATGGCGTTCAGTGCGGTGGGTTTCATTATGTTGGACATGGCACTCACGGTGCCCAAGCCGAGCATTGGCAGCCTAAGGCTTCGCCGCGTACGCGTCGCGAACGGCATGGTTGGTTTTATCGCGGCGGGCGCCGGGGTGATCGCCATTCTGCCTGCGATATCCGTTCACCCAACCCCGTGGCTGGTGTCTGCTCATGTGTGGCTGACGCCTGCGGGCTATGCGCTCTCGGCTCTACTGGTTAGCCTGGTGATACGGGAAAGACGACGGCGGGATGGCGCTACGCCTTTGGCCACATCCGAGAATGCCCGCGCCTTGTTTGGACTCTACACGGCATCCGCGGTCCTACTGCCATTTTTGGTCTGGACGGCGATTGCCAAGCACCCCCTGGGGGGCGAGCTTTGGAGTCTCGTTTTGGGGTTCGCACTGCTCAGCATCGTGGGTAGTCATGGGCTTACGATCCATCGTTGGCGTGCGGAGCTTGCAGATGCACACACGCGCCAGGCACTTTCCATCGTTTTAACGATTGCCTTTGGTACGCTCATCGCGTTTGGGTTGCGCCGGTTTGCTCCGCAAGGCCCGGCGGCATGGATGATTTTTACGGCCGGCTTGCTCGCAGCCTGTGCAGCTTTATACGGCGGTGTAACATACGCGGTAAGGTTATTGCTTCGTCCGCATTTTGGTCGTCTGCTCGACGCCATCGAGGCCATCAAGAGCACGTTGGGGCGAGCAACGACCTTGGAGACCCTTGCTGAGTGTGCGCTTTTGCCAATACGTGAGGCGAGTCGCGCGTTCGAGAGCGAGCCTGTTTTGTGGTTAGTCGATCCGCCCTACGAGCTTCGCATCGATCAAGCAGGATTGGGCCGGGTGGAACGGCGGGGTGCCCCCTCGGCCCTATTCGGTGCCATGATGACTAGGCCCAAAGAGATATTGGTACGATCGCATCTCGAGACCATGAAGGTGCGTCGCCCAGATGTGAGGGAGTTGACGCGGTGGTTGTCGGATTTGGATGTGCTTTGCGCCGTGCCATTGGTGCATGAAGAGTCCATCATGGGGGCATTGTTGATTCCTCAAGGAAAGCGTAAGAGCACGCTCACGATCGAGGAGGCGAACGCGCTCAGCGATCTTGCCATCCTCATGGCCACGACGGCGGAACTCCTGCTGACACGATTGGAAGCCCGCGACCGCTACGTTCTCGAGCGGGCACACCGTGAAGCGCTAGAGGAGCAGTTGCAAGACGCGCAAGGAGAGCTGGTTCGATGGAGCGAGACGATGCGCGTGCTGGAGCGTCACCATCCGTCGGGCGAGTTCAATGGAGCCCTGGTGACGCGCAGCGATGCAATGCAAGAACTCGTGCGTCGTTTGAAGGTGTTTGCGCCTCTTGATGTGCCAATTTTGGTGCAGTCTCCTAGCTTGCGCGAGGCGATGACCGTGGCGCGATTGGTGCACGATAAGAGCGCTTCGGCCGCGGGTCGTTTTCTGGTGGCTGACTGCGGGAGCATTAATCCCAAGCGCGTGCGCGCACATCTGTTCGGTGAAGCCGAAGATGGCGCTTCTTTTTCCTGGTTTTCTCTTGCGCAATCGGGAACGCTGGTGCTGAAAGATATCGTGGCGCTTCCTCTCGAAGTGCAAGAGGAACTTGCGAGATGTTTGGCAGAGCGCAGGCATCCCAACGGCCATGCGCTAGAGCTCCGCCTAGTGATCACTGTGCGGGAGTCGTTGGACCAACTTGTAACTGCCAGGCGCATGGCTCCTGCCTTAGCAGAAAGGCTCAAAGCGCAACGGCTCGAGGTTCCGCCGCTTGCACTTCGACAAGAGGATTTGCATCTGCTCACGTTGTCGGCGCTCGATCGCGCCGTACGTTGCACGGGCCGGGAAAGCGTGGGTATTGGGGAGGAGGCGCTGGAGCGTATTTTTGCGCATGCCTGGCGCGGGGACGTGGAAGAATTAGAGGCGGTCATTACCCAAGCAGTGCTTCAGACGGACAAGGCGATGTTGGGAGCTAAAGACTTGCCTCTTTATGGCGAGATGCATGGCGCGGAGGAACTTGAGGACCCATATCTCGGAACTTATGCCTCGCTAGAGCAACAAATCCTGCTCCGGGCCATCGAGCGGGCCGGAGGGAACAAGAGTGAGGCTGCCCGGGCCCTCGGACTAAAACGCACGACCTTCATCGATAAGCTGCGGCGCTTCGGTCTCGATGATTCTGAGGACCGCCGGTTCGGGGGGCATGCTGCTTAA
- a CDS encoding DEAD/DEAH box helicase produces MRLAEFHPAVRGWFEETLGQPTLPQALGWPSIRAGAHTLIAAPTGHGKTLAAFLASIDDLVRQYCTEGTLPDATSVLYISPLKALSNDIGRNLLVPLQGIETKLREMGYPSLPIRAAVRTGDTPPSMRQAMLKTPPHILVTTPESLYILLTSQKGPALLRTVRTVIVDEIHALLQDKRGSHLAVSLERLHGLCPVAPVRIGLSATQKPLEEVGKFLTGPGRPFEIIDAGYSRNRDLALELPKSPLESVMSAEVWSEVYERLTELINEHRTTLVFVNTRRLAERLSRALSERLGEAYVTSHHGSLSKELRLRAEQRLKDGQLKALVATASLELGIDIGEVDLMCQIGSPRSIAAFLQRVGRSGHSLTGIPKGRLFPLSRDELLECTALLDAVRREELDAVQIPRSPLDILAQQLVAMVANQEWQEDELFETITRSYPYHDLGRKTFDDVVRMLGSGFSTQRGRRGAHLHHDAVNRVLRPRRGSRLVAMTSGGAIPDNADYDVVLEPSDMIVGTVNEDFAIESLPGNIFQLGNTSWQITRVESNKLRVKDAQGKPPNMPFWFGEARGRSRELSYAVSRLRAEIQSRLGRDATDTAAAVAWLEQEVGIDRAAARQLSDYLACARAVLGLLPTQKSVVAERFFDEGGNQHVVLHAPFGDRINRAWGLALRKRFCKSFNFELQAAATDDAIILSLGPTHSFPLDDVFGFLHPNTAKEVLTQALLDAPMFGTRWRWNSCRALAVPRFRGGKKTPPALQRMMAEDLIAVCFPDQLACLENIQGNREIPDHPLVQQTIHDCLTEAMDVDGLLDILTRMASGDIQCMAKDLTEPSPLALEILGARPYAFLDDAPLEERRTRAVNARRWLSAKDASAIGALDTSAISRVKEQAWPKPRNSEELHDALVLSGYWTPQEGQDYLKFFEDLARQGRVAVLHHAQNRLWIAIERATEWRALAPSSTMHPPLIALENPQEFSADEAARELLRSRLEISGPTTVHDLSASSGLAETLVRAALVALESEGFVMRGQFTGSSHGEEWCERRLLARIHHGTLERLRQEIEPVSRVAFLDFLTHWQHAAPNTRMEGMEGLAALIEQLEGYVAPAAAWEQYIFPARMAKYDPDWLDTLCLLGRISWARIATARPQTDIARSSHAGGPIKSTPLIIARRSALGHWFTRDASHGALSSTAQKVLEQLRNHGASYFADLALGTGLLGVQLQNALAELVSAALISADSFAGLRALLSPQRPRSTEPARRSRFQRASFEQRMERAGRWFVLSPTGSDGPEASIETKARTLLRRYGVVFRAIIERENKLPPWRELLHVYRGLEARGEIRQGRFVSGFAGEQYALPEAVAMIRQQKKQAPSGLHLSLSAADPLNLLGILDHQPRLSTMLPNRFLLRDGVTIAALQAGEVAWLADVPERMRWSLKNALIRVSRPGDHSVRGQQSPVQGPA; encoded by the coding sequence ATGAGACTAGCCGAGTTTCACCCCGCCGTCCGCGGCTGGTTCGAGGAGACGCTCGGTCAGCCCACCCTACCACAGGCACTGGGATGGCCCTCCATCCGAGCCGGCGCGCACACATTGATTGCCGCCCCCACGGGTCATGGGAAAACGCTTGCCGCTTTTTTGGCGTCCATCGACGATTTGGTCCGCCAGTACTGCACGGAAGGGACGTTGCCGGACGCTACGTCGGTGCTTTACATCTCTCCGCTCAAGGCGCTCAGCAACGACATCGGCCGCAACCTGCTTGTGCCGCTTCAAGGCATTGAAACAAAACTACGCGAGATGGGCTACCCCTCCTTACCCATCCGCGCCGCGGTACGCACTGGCGATACGCCGCCATCGATGCGCCAGGCGATGCTCAAGACGCCCCCGCATATCCTCGTCACCACCCCAGAGTCTCTCTATATTCTGCTGACAAGCCAAAAGGGCCCGGCCCTGCTCAGGACAGTCCGCACGGTCATCGTGGACGAGATTCATGCGCTCTTACAGGATAAGCGCGGCAGCCACTTGGCGGTTTCGCTTGAGCGTTTACATGGGCTCTGCCCCGTGGCGCCCGTGCGCATTGGCCTTTCCGCTACGCAAAAGCCCCTTGAAGAAGTCGGCAAATTTTTAACGGGCCCTGGGCGGCCGTTCGAAATCATCGATGCCGGATACAGCAGAAATCGTGATTTGGCGCTTGAACTCCCGAAATCACCCCTCGAGTCTGTCATGTCGGCCGAAGTGTGGTCCGAGGTTTACGAGCGCCTCACCGAACTCATTAACGAGCACCGAACGACGCTGGTCTTCGTCAACACCCGGCGCTTGGCAGAGCGGCTCAGCCGGGCGCTGAGTGAGCGACTTGGTGAAGCGTACGTGACCTCTCACCACGGCAGCCTTTCGAAAGAGCTACGCTTGCGCGCAGAGCAAAGGCTGAAAGACGGTCAGCTCAAGGCGTTGGTCGCCACTGCATCGCTGGAGCTTGGCATCGACATTGGGGAAGTGGACCTGATGTGCCAGATTGGCTCGCCGCGCTCGATTGCAGCATTCTTACAGCGCGTCGGGCGCTCAGGCCATTCACTGACGGGGATTCCCAAAGGCCGGCTTTTTCCGCTAAGCCGCGACGAGCTCCTAGAGTGTACCGCGCTGCTCGATGCGGTCCGGCGAGAAGAACTGGATGCGGTCCAGATTCCACGCAGCCCACTGGATATTCTCGCGCAACAGCTCGTCGCCATGGTGGCAAATCAAGAGTGGCAGGAAGACGAGCTATTTGAGACGATCACGCGGAGCTATCCATATCACGATCTTGGCCGTAAGACGTTTGATGATGTCGTCCGTATGCTCGGCAGTGGGTTCAGCACTCAGCGCGGGCGCAGGGGCGCCCACCTACATCATGACGCCGTCAACCGGGTCCTTCGGCCGCGGCGTGGTAGCCGTCTGGTAGCAATGACCTCGGGAGGAGCCATCCCCGACAACGCCGACTATGACGTGGTGCTTGAGCCGTCAGACATGATTGTGGGTACGGTCAACGAAGATTTTGCCATCGAGAGCCTGCCCGGCAATATTTTTCAGCTTGGCAACACTTCCTGGCAGATCACGCGTGTTGAATCCAACAAATTACGGGTCAAGGACGCGCAAGGCAAGCCACCAAACATGCCCTTTTGGTTTGGAGAGGCTAGGGGTCGAAGTCGGGAGCTTTCTTATGCCGTCTCCCGATTGCGGGCAGAAATACAATCCCGCCTCGGCCGCGATGCAACCGATACTGCTGCCGCGGTCGCTTGGCTCGAGCAAGAAGTGGGAATAGACAGAGCAGCTGCTCGACAACTCAGTGATTATCTAGCATGCGCCCGGGCCGTACTTGGCCTTCTTCCAACTCAGAAATCCGTGGTGGCGGAACGTTTCTTTGATGAAGGAGGCAATCAACATGTCGTTCTTCATGCTCCTTTCGGAGATCGCATCAATCGCGCTTGGGGCCTGGCACTGCGAAAACGGTTTTGCAAATCGTTTAATTTTGAACTTCAGGCCGCTGCTACAGACGACGCGATTATTTTGTCCTTAGGTCCCACCCATAGCTTTCCCTTGGATGATGTCTTTGGATTTCTTCATCCCAACACCGCAAAAGAAGTGCTTACCCAGGCGCTCTTAGATGCCCCCATGTTTGGAACCCGCTGGCGGTGGAACAGCTGCCGCGCATTGGCAGTGCCTCGCTTTCGCGGCGGCAAGAAAACACCACCCGCGCTGCAACGCATGATGGCTGAGGATCTCATTGCGGTATGCTTTCCTGATCAACTCGCGTGCCTGGAAAATATCCAAGGGAACCGGGAGATTCCAGATCACCCTTTGGTTCAGCAAACGATTCACGACTGTCTCACCGAGGCCATGGACGTTGATGGACTGCTCGATATACTTACCCGGATGGCATCCGGTGATATTCAATGCATGGCAAAGGATCTCACCGAGCCCTCCCCTCTCGCCCTTGAGATTTTGGGAGCCAGGCCGTATGCGTTCTTGGATGATGCCCCTCTCGAGGAGCGGCGGACGCGTGCGGTCAATGCACGCCGTTGGCTCAGTGCAAAGGACGCATCGGCGATTGGCGCCCTGGACACTTCGGCGATCTCAAGGGTCAAAGAACAGGCATGGCCAAAACCACGAAACAGCGAGGAGCTACATGACGCCTTGGTGCTCTCGGGTTATTGGACGCCCCAAGAAGGCCAAGATTATCTGAAATTTTTCGAGGATCTTGCGCGACAGGGACGTGTGGCGGTGCTCCATCATGCCCAGAATCGTCTTTGGATTGCCATCGAGCGCGCGACCGAGTGGCGAGCGCTAGCCCCATCATCCACCATGCATCCGCCCCTGATCGCGTTAGAGAACCCACAGGAATTCAGCGCCGATGAAGCCGCTCGGGAACTCTTAAGAAGCCGGCTCGAGATTTCCGGGCCCACCACCGTTCACGATCTTAGCGCGTCCTCTGGACTCGCTGAAACACTGGTGCGCGCAGCACTCGTGGCACTCGAATCTGAAGGCTTTGTCATGCGGGGACAGTTCACGGGATCTTCGCACGGTGAGGAATGGTGCGAACGCAGGCTCTTGGCCCGTATCCATCACGGCACGCTTGAGCGCCTGCGGCAAGAGATCGAGCCCGTTAGCCGGGTGGCATTTTTGGACTTTCTGACGCATTGGCAACATGCCGCCCCGAACACGCGCATGGAAGGCATGGAGGGGCTGGCAGCGTTAATCGAACAGCTTGAGGGCTATGTGGCTCCGGCTGCTGCGTGGGAGCAGTACATTTTTCCCGCTCGGATGGCCAAATATGATCCCGACTGGCTGGATACGCTCTGCTTACTCGGGCGGATCAGCTGGGCGCGGATTGCGACTGCGCGACCCCAAACCGACATCGCACGAAGTTCACACGCTGGGGGGCCCATCAAATCCACGCCGCTAATCATCGCGCGTCGTTCGGCGCTCGGGCATTGGTTTACGAGAGACGCATCCCATGGCGCGCTCTCTAGCACGGCCCAAAAGGTGCTCGAGCAGCTACGAAATCATGGGGCGAGCTACTTTGCCGATCTCGCCCTTGGAACGGGTTTGCTGGGCGTTCAGCTGCAAAACGCCCTGGCGGAACTTGTGTCCGCGGCTTTGATCAGCGCTGACAGTTTTGCTGGGCTGCGGGCGCTACTTTCGCCCCAACGTCCGCGTAGCACTGAACCCGCTCGTCGATCCCGCTTTCAGCGTGCCTCGTTTGAGCAACGTATGGAGCGCGCGGGGCGCTGGTTTGTTCTATCGCCAACCGGCTCCGATGGACCAGAGGCATCCATCGAAACGAAGGCTCGCACATTATTGCGACGCTACGGCGTGGTGTTTCGAGCGATCATAGAGCGCGAGAATAAGTTGCCGCCCTGGAGAGAGCTTCTTCACGTATACCGCGGTTTGGAGGCTCGGGGCGAGATCCGTCAGGGCCGCTTTGTGTCTGGGTTCGCAGGCGAACAATACGCACTTCCAGAAGCGGTGGCCATGATTCGCCAACAAAAGAAGCAAGCCCCCTCGGGGCTTCACCTCTCTCTGAGCGCTGCCGATCCCTTGAACCTGCTCGGCATACTCGATCACCAGCCCCGCCTGAGTACCATGCTTCCAAACCGCTTCCTCCTGAGAGACGGCGTCACCATCGCTGCCCTTCAAGCCGGCGAAGTCGCCTGGCTCGCAGATGTGCCCGAACGCATGCGGTGGTCCTTAAAAAACGCGCTTATTCGCGTCTCTCGGCCGGGAGATCATTCCGTAAGAGGACAGCAGTCTCCAGTGCAAGGTCCCGCATAA
- a CDS encoding Ku protein, whose translation MSARAIGSATISFGLVAIPVKIFPASKSTGIAFNMLHAKCGTRVKQQYVCPLDEEIVPREAMIKGYEFAKGQYVTFEADELKALAEPATQSIEIKEFIPQDQVPTIYYDRPFYLGPDKNASRPYRLLSRALTQTGRAAVARHAARGKQYLVLLAPYGDGLIMYQLHHKDEIRAFDEVPIGEAAPKAKEVDLAVQLIDQTASDTFKPGDYPDEVQQRIEQAVEQKLEGKEVVISDVAAPQAQIIDLMEALKASIGHGKSPKGKAGAKSGKGASRKPPKRAVESQAATKTKPKKRARSTSK comes from the coding sequence ATGTCTGCGCGCGCAATAGGATCCGCAACTATTTCGTTTGGCCTGGTGGCTATCCCGGTGAAGATCTTTCCTGCCAGCAAATCCACTGGCATAGCCTTTAACATGCTGCACGCGAAGTGCGGTACGCGCGTCAAACAGCAATATGTGTGTCCTTTGGATGAAGAGATCGTGCCTCGCGAGGCCATGATCAAAGGTTACGAGTTTGCTAAGGGACAGTACGTGACCTTTGAAGCTGACGAACTCAAGGCACTGGCGGAGCCAGCTACCCAGAGCATTGAGATCAAGGAATTCATACCTCAGGACCAGGTGCCCACGATCTATTACGATCGGCCTTTTTATCTGGGGCCCGACAAAAATGCGTCTCGGCCGTACCGGTTGCTAAGCCGCGCCTTGACCCAAACCGGGCGAGCTGCGGTAGCGCGTCACGCGGCGCGCGGAAAACAGTATTTGGTCCTGCTTGCGCCTTACGGGGACGGCCTGATTATGTATCAGCTCCATCATAAAGACGAAATACGGGCTTTTGACGAGGTGCCCATTGGGGAAGCGGCGCCGAAAGCTAAAGAGGTGGACCTCGCCGTCCAGCTCATCGATCAAACGGCGAGCGATACTTTTAAACCCGGGGATTATCCCGATGAGGTTCAACAACGTATCGAACAGGCGGTGGAACAAAAGCTCGAAGGAAAAGAAGTGGTGATCTCCGACGTGGCGGCACCCCAAGCGCAAATCATCGACCTCATGGAGGCGCTCAAGGCTAGCATTGGTCACGGCAAGAGCCCCAAAGGCAAAGCGGGCGCGAAGAGCGGCAAAGGTGCATCTCGTAAACCACCCAAACGGGCGGTAGAATCTCAAGCAGCTACCAAAACGAAGCCCAAGAAGCGAGCGCGTAGCACGAGCAAATAG
- the ligD gene encoding DNA ligase D, with product MPIRRPPTTDKRKRTAQTRSPRPASAASLKAYIAKRAPGRTAEPFTGAASGNARMFVVQKHAARRLHYDFRLQLGGTLRSWAVPKGPCLDPATKRLAIEVEDHPIDYADFEGVIAEGNYGAGPVIVWDRGQWIAVEDPKSGLEKGKLLFELKGYKLRGIWTLVRTKPNPKQWLLIKKPDAYALAEPPQFDERSVLSGLTVEQRESVAQQMKPLREKLRAWKTPRTTETMQSIRPMLATAHEKAFTDDDWLFELKYDGYRLLAFRQGINVRLQYRRGSNATPIFPEVTAALKTLPAGKFLLDGEIVVLNEQGFPSFQRLQQRSKLTRANDIGDSRTAAPATYFVFDLLAFEEFDLRSLALSQRKEALSMLIPHMGPVRFADHVEAQGEALLESVAKLGLEGIIAKRKDSSYLSNIRSSQWLKVKLEQTELFVVVGFTLPPAGRVGLGALLLAERVDSTLVYAGRVGTGFKASQLRELHKMLKPLIVKRAPCEGPLPESRNIVWVKPTYMAQVRYHERTAGGLLRLPVFLRLDDERMPEATSTTEVAPPRATSTPHTTSEITNAEKIFWPKQGYTKKRLVDYYRAVSRWLLPYLKDRPLVLTRYPDGIDGKHFYQKDAPGFVPDWIRTERIWSEHTQREIDYFVCQDIESLAYIINLATIPLHIWASRVGSLQHPDWCVIDLDPKSAPFRHVLTLARAFRTLCTSIQWKSYIKTTGSTGLHILLPLAGQCTHEQARLLAELLSRIVAKKFPKIATLARPLEKRRGRVYLDFGQNGHGKTIVSPYSVRPIEGAPISMPLSWAEITPRLTPRAFTIANGITKLKRQRREPLLQILNDVPDLVAILGRLTELEQTSGQ from the coding sequence ATGCCAATACGTCGCCCACCCACTACTGATAAACGCAAAAGGACTGCTCAAACGCGCAGTCCGAGGCCTGCATCAGCGGCTTCCCTAAAGGCGTATATCGCTAAACGGGCGCCTGGCCGCACGGCGGAGCCTTTCACTGGCGCTGCGAGCGGCAACGCCAGGATGTTCGTTGTACAAAAGCACGCTGCGCGACGTCTTCACTATGATTTTAGGTTGCAGCTAGGCGGAACGCTGCGGTCTTGGGCGGTGCCGAAAGGCCCCTGTCTAGACCCGGCCACCAAAAGACTGGCTATCGAGGTTGAAGATCACCCCATTGACTATGCCGATTTCGAAGGAGTGATCGCCGAAGGCAATTACGGGGCAGGCCCCGTCATCGTATGGGACCGCGGCCAATGGATCGCCGTCGAAGATCCCAAGAGCGGGCTCGAAAAGGGCAAACTGCTATTTGAACTCAAAGGCTACAAGTTGCGGGGCATATGGACTCTCGTGCGAACCAAACCTAACCCAAAGCAGTGGTTGCTGATCAAGAAGCCGGATGCATATGCTTTGGCCGAGCCGCCTCAATTCGATGAGCGTTCGGTGCTTTCGGGCCTGACGGTGGAGCAACGAGAATCCGTTGCTCAACAAATGAAACCGCTGCGCGAAAAACTTCGCGCTTGGAAGACGCCGCGCACGACAGAAACCATGCAGTCCATCCGGCCGATGCTGGCAACAGCGCATGAGAAAGCGTTTACTGATGATGACTGGTTGTTCGAGCTCAAGTATGACGGCTATCGATTACTCGCGTTCCGTCAAGGCATCAACGTGCGCCTGCAGTATCGCAGGGGCAGCAACGCCACCCCTATATTTCCGGAAGTGACAGCCGCCCTCAAAACTCTACCCGCAGGGAAGTTTCTGCTCGACGGCGAGATAGTGGTATTGAACGAGCAGGGCTTTCCCAGCTTTCAACGATTACAGCAGCGCTCGAAATTGACACGCGCCAACGATATAGGTGACTCCAGAACAGCCGCGCCAGCGACCTATTTTGTGTTCGATCTACTGGCGTTCGAAGAATTCGACCTTCGCAGCTTAGCGCTGAGCCAACGCAAAGAAGCCCTGTCGATGCTGATCCCTCATATGGGACCTGTGCGCTTTGCGGATCATGTCGAGGCACAAGGAGAGGCGCTCTTAGAAAGCGTTGCCAAGCTAGGCCTTGAGGGAATCATAGCCAAACGCAAAGATTCTTCCTATCTCAGTAATATTCGGTCGAGCCAATGGCTCAAGGTGAAACTTGAGCAAACTGAACTCTTTGTGGTGGTCGGATTTACCTTGCCGCCTGCGGGACGAGTTGGCCTTGGAGCCCTGTTGTTGGCGGAGCGGGTGGATTCGACGCTCGTATACGCCGGTCGGGTCGGGACGGGTTTCAAAGCTTCACAATTGCGTGAGCTTCATAAAATGTTGAAGCCTCTCATTGTGAAGCGTGCACCATGCGAAGGACCCCTCCCAGAAAGCCGCAATATTGTGTGGGTCAAGCCAACCTATATGGCCCAAGTTCGTTACCACGAGCGCACGGCGGGCGGCCTCTTGCGATTGCCTGTCTTCCTTCGTCTTGATGACGAACGTATGCCGGAAGCCACCTCCACTACTGAAGTTGCGCCGCCTCGCGCCACATCGACTCCCCACACAACATCTGAGATCACGAACGCCGAGAAGATATTTTGGCCAAAGCAAGGTTACACCAAAAAGCGTTTAGTGGACTACTATCGCGCGGTCTCGCGTTGGCTCCTGCCCTATCTCAAGGATCGCCCCCTGGTACTGACACGCTACCCCGACGGCATCGACGGCAAACATTTCTATCAAAAGGACGCTCCCGGCTTTGTCCCAGACTGGATACGCACTGAACGCATCTGGAGCGAACATACCCAACGCGAGATAGATTATTTCGTGTGCCAAGACATAGAGTCATTGGCCTACATCATCAATCTTGCCACCATTCCTTTACACATCTGGGCCTCACGTGTCGGCTCCCTACAGCATCCGGATTGGTGCGTCATCGATCTCGATCCCAAGAGCGCGCCATTTCGCCATGTGCTGACACTCGCTCGTGCATTTCGCACGTTGTGCACCAGCATCCAGTGGAAGTCATACATAAAAACCACGGGCTCCACGGGCTTGCACATTTTGTTGCCCCTGGCAGGGCAGTGCACCCACGAGCAAGCGCGCTTATTGGCTGAGCTTCTGAGCCGTATCGTAGCCAAAAAATTTCCAAAAATCGCGACGCTTGCCCGCCCTTTGGAGAAACGGCGCGGCAGAGTCTACTTGGACTTTGGCCAGAACGGCCATGGCAAAACCATTGTTTCGCCTTACAGTGTGCGGCCCATAGAAGGTGCGCCAATATCGATGCCGCTAAGTTGGGCCGAGATCACGCCCCGTCTTACGCCGCGTGCCTTTACCATCGCCAACGGCATAACGAAACTCAAACGACAGCGCCGTGAACCGCTGCTGCAGATTCTAAATGATGTTCCCGATCTCGTTGCGATTCTCGGGCGGTTAACAGAGCTTGAGCAGACGAGCGGCCAATAA
- a CDS encoding tetratricopeptide repeat protein, which yields MRGYNTKEVAKLMDMSSAQVLGYVRAGFLRPQRIKKREYRFDFQDLVLLRTARSLIQARIAPRQVRRALRALRKQLPVDRSLSAIRVTTQGSHILVRDGEAAWLPESGQILLDFDVNQEETIERDAINEPTDEVRANECFLVALELEAEDPDEARLRYQKALELDPSHVGARINLGRLYHEENLLEDAVHQYCQVLVYEPHHAIAAYNLGVAYEDLNQSMKAVEAYELAIAADPTIEDAHYNLGRLYDLHGQKTRALRHMAAYRALSSK from the coding sequence GTGCGGGGGTACAATACCAAAGAAGTTGCCAAGCTCATGGATATGTCTTCCGCGCAGGTACTCGGATATGTGCGTGCGGGTTTTCTGCGGCCGCAGCGAATCAAGAAGCGCGAGTACCGCTTTGACTTTCAAGACTTGGTGTTGCTGCGTACAGCCAGGAGCTTGATACAAGCGCGCATCGCGCCGCGGCAGGTGCGCCGGGCGCTTAGAGCATTGCGTAAGCAGCTGCCCGTCGACCGTTCGCTAAGTGCAATACGAGTCACCACCCAAGGCAGTCACATTCTGGTGCGTGACGGAGAGGCAGCTTGGTTGCCCGAATCCGGACAGATCCTGCTAGATTTCGATGTAAACCAAGAAGAGACCATCGAGCGCGATGCGATCAACGAGCCCACCGATGAGGTACGGGCCAACGAGTGTTTCTTGGTTGCGCTGGAGTTGGAAGCCGAGGATCCCGATGAGGCTCGACTTCGCTATCAAAAGGCGTTGGAGCTAGACCCGTCTCACGTGGGAGCGCGCATTAATCTCGGGCGCCTTTACCACGAGGAAAATCTGCTTGAAGACGCCGTGCATCAATACTGTCAGGTGTTGGTTTACGAGCCACATCACGCGATCGCGGCCTACAATCTTGGAGTAGCATACGAAGACCTCAATCAAAGCATGAAAGCCGTTGAAGCGTACGAACTCGCCATTGCCGCCGATCCCACTATAGAGGATGCTCACTACAATCTGGGGCGGCTATATGACTTACATGGACAGAAAACGCGCGCGCTGAGGCATATGGCGGCCTATCGCGCGCTCTCATCCAAGTGA